One Triticum dicoccoides isolate Atlit2015 ecotype Zavitan chromosome 4B, WEW_v2.0, whole genome shotgun sequence genomic window carries:
- the LOC119291838 gene encoding uncharacterized protein LOC119291838 isoform X2, whose amino-acid sequence MVRVRNILDLAGEREVREFLSFFGEIEHVDISPDVVATGRTAYATFKDVESPRDNAAALASMRRRLFLPCRRRGPPLCAATSVGRKLGTLASKFLQGSEGMLMLLRHLSYL is encoded by the exons ATGGTGCGTGTGCGGAACATCTTAGATCTGGCTGGGGAGCGGGAGGTGCGCGAGTTCTTGTCCTTCTTCGGCGAAATCGAGCACGTCGACATCAGCCC TGACGTGGTGGCGACTGGGAGGACGGCCTACGCCACCTTCAAGGACGTCGAGAGCCCTAGAGATAACGCTGCTGCTCTCG CCTCCATGCGGCGGCGTCTCTTCCTTCCCTGTCGTCGTCGAGGTCCGCCCCTCTGTGCCGCAACG TCAGTGGGGAGAAAGCTAGGAACCTTGGCCTCCAAGTTCTTGCAAGGATCAGAGGGTATGCTGATGTTGCTTAG GCACCTCAGCTATTTATAG
- the LOC119291838 gene encoding uncharacterized protein LOC119291838 isoform X1, whose protein sequence is MVRVRNILDLAGEREVREFLSFFGEIEHVDISPDVVATGRTAYATFKDVESPRDNAAALVYFAGRKLGRRFCLLSLIYCTSGGCGNSASMRRRLFLPCRRRGPPLCAATSVGRKLGTLASKFLQGSEGMLMLLRHLSYL, encoded by the exons ATGGTGCGTGTGCGGAACATCTTAGATCTGGCTGGGGAGCGGGAGGTGCGCGAGTTCTTGTCCTTCTTCGGCGAAATCGAGCACGTCGACATCAGCCC TGACGTGGTGGCGACTGGGAGGACGGCCTACGCCACCTTCAAGGACGTCGAGAGCCCTAGAGATAACGCTGCTGCTCTCG TGTATTTCGCTGGAAGAAAATTAGGAAGACGCTTTTGTCTGTTATCTCTGATATATTGCACTTCGGGTGGATGTGGAAATTCAGCCTCCATGCGGCGGCGTCTCTTCCTTCCCTGTCGTCGTCGAGGTCCGCCCCTCTGTGCCGCAACG TCAGTGGGGAGAAAGCTAGGAACCTTGGCCTCCAAGTTCTTGCAAGGATCAGAGGGTATGCTGATGTTGCTTAG GCACCTCAGCTATTTATAG